The Corynebacterium qintianiae genome has a window encoding:
- a CDS encoding electron transfer flavoprotein subunit beta/FixA family protein, with protein sequence MRIAVLLKEVPDTYSDRTMNLETGLTDRSGDVVADEVGERAVEAALRIAGSAGESQVDILSVGPETSVGSIRKGIAMGATEAYLVSDSKLVGADLTLTAEVLAALVKRNGYDLVVAGSSSSDGASGVIPAMVGELLDYPALTNLTDLRVEGTSVAATQASDGAVVELACELPAVAAVSDEFPDARFPNFKGLMAAKKKEINAVTLADLDVDPEDWTHARAIVVDIAERPARERGEIVDGNSQAASKLVDFLESKNLTAKEARS encoded by the coding sequence ATGCGAATTGCCGTATTGCTCAAGGAAGTCCCCGACACGTACAGCGATCGCACGATGAATCTGGAAACCGGCCTGACGGACCGTTCCGGCGACGTAGTGGCTGACGAGGTCGGTGAACGCGCCGTCGAGGCCGCGCTCCGCATTGCGGGGTCCGCGGGCGAGAGCCAGGTGGACATCCTCAGCGTCGGGCCAGAGACATCCGTCGGTTCGATACGTAAAGGTATCGCCATGGGTGCGACCGAGGCGTACCTGGTCTCGGACAGCAAGCTCGTCGGCGCTGACCTGACGCTGACGGCCGAGGTTCTTGCGGCGCTGGTCAAGCGGAACGGCTACGACCTCGTGGTCGCAGGCTCCTCCTCCTCGGACGGGGCAAGCGGCGTCATCCCGGCAATGGTGGGTGAACTGCTTGACTACCCCGCGCTGACGAACCTCACCGACCTGCGGGTAGAGGGCACGTCCGTCGCCGCCACCCAGGCGAGCGACGGTGCCGTGGTCGAGCTGGCGTGCGAGCTTCCGGCCGTGGCCGCGGTCTCCGACGAGTTCCCGGACGCGCGCTTCCCCAATTTCAAGGGCCTCATGGCCGCGAAGAAGAAAGAAATCAACGCGGTCACGCTCGCCGATCTCGACGTGGACCCGGAGGATTGGACCCACGCCCGCGCGATCGTCGTCGACATTGCCGAGCGCCCCGCGCGTGAGCGCGGCGAGATCGTCGACGGCAACTCCCAGGCCGCCTCCAAGCTCGTCGATTTCCTGGAGTCCAAGAACCTCACGGCCAAGGAGGCACGCTCATGA
- a CDS encoding electron transfer flavoprotein subunit alpha/FixB family protein, producing the protein MSDILVVINPTHDGSLDLAAAELIGAASAAGSPVALTTSAEHAEALGGYGAQRVLVAESAALVDATSAAFDLLYPAAVVFAHNARGRETAARFAVRSRKALLTDATGLRRDAEGVVTDHSNYGGAYTTVAAATHSAPVVTLRPGSVDTRAEAAVPVVETLEVEESSARDAEVVRVTPIERTSPRPDLVTADKVVAGGVSLGSEEMFEELIGGLADALGAAVGATRSAVDEGQVPYEAQIGQTGVLVSPKLYIGVGISGAVQHLVGMQTSDTIVAINNDADAPIFEVADFGIVGDIFDIVPQIITELESRN; encoded by the coding sequence ATGAGCGACATCCTCGTCGTCATCAATCCCACCCACGACGGCTCTCTTGACCTCGCGGCGGCGGAGCTCATCGGCGCAGCCAGCGCGGCCGGTTCCCCTGTCGCCCTCACGACCAGCGCCGAACACGCCGAGGCTCTGGGCGGATACGGCGCACAGCGCGTCTTAGTCGCCGAATCAGCGGCGCTTGTCGACGCCACGTCCGCCGCGTTCGACCTCCTCTACCCCGCCGCCGTCGTGTTCGCGCACAACGCCCGCGGGCGCGAAACGGCGGCCCGATTCGCCGTGCGCAGCCGAAAGGCACTGCTCACGGACGCAACCGGGTTACGCCGTGACGCCGAGGGTGTTGTCACTGACCATTCCAACTACGGCGGTGCCTACACAACCGTCGCTGCTGCGACGCACTCGGCGCCGGTGGTAACGCTGCGCCCCGGCTCCGTCGATACGCGAGCTGAAGCCGCGGTGCCGGTTGTGGAGACCCTCGAGGTCGAGGAATCCTCGGCCCGTGACGCGGAGGTCGTTAGGGTGACCCCCATCGAGCGGACCAGCCCGCGCCCCGACCTGGTGACCGCCGACAAGGTCGTCGCCGGGGGCGTCTCACTTGGCTCGGAGGAGATGTTCGAGGAGCTCATCGGCGGACTTGCCGACGCCCTCGGCGCCGCCGTCGGTGCGACAAGGTCCGCCGTGGACGAAGGCCAGGTGCCCTATGAGGCGCAGATCGGTCAGACGGGTGTGCTCGTTTCCCCGAAGCTGTACATCGGAGTCGGCATCTCGGGCGCCGTGCAGCACCTCGTGGGAATGCAGACCTCCGACACCATAGTGGCCATCAACAACGACGCTGACGCCCCCATCTTCGAGGTGGCTGACTTCGGCATCGTCGGCGACATCTTCGACATCGTCCCGCAGATCATCACCGAGCTCGAGTCTCGGAACTAG
- a CDS encoding cytochrome b/b6 domain-containing protein: protein MQTPLRRGLPRVEGGEPWPPAGSFAELNVPDTAAADTNASDTTAAAAVPEPESEELTAVAVRRGLPRVPGGDAYPPVTETLLPVPAAAQKDTAPVTVAPPVAERVAPAKENVAVGVEKQEVGRDWGRWLTAAVSLGFALALGVLLARFIAGTEWGADFLARYDGNQPLPEGTPVGLPAWLNWAHFFNMFLLALIVKTGLAVRSERKPEAFWAPKSNPRAKISLTLWLHLMLDIAWVVLGAVFYVLLFTTGQWVRIVPTSWDTFPNAISAGLQYLTLDWPVENGWVHYNALQELTYFAVVFVAAPLAIISGARMSPWWPKGWSFVSMKAARSIHFPTMIFFVVFTVTHVGLVLLTGMRRNLNAMFAARGDLDPATYATDWTGTLVFLGAFALLALAWFAARPMFVAPLARLTGHVSNR, encoded by the coding sequence ATGCAGACTCCGCTCCGCCGTGGCCTCCCCCGAGTTGAGGGTGGCGAGCCCTGGCCTCCGGCCGGGTCCTTCGCCGAGCTCAATGTGCCCGACACCGCTGCTGCTGACACGAACGCCTCAGACACGACTGCTGCAGCCGCGGTTCCCGAGCCGGAGTCGGAGGAACTGACCGCCGTTGCCGTGCGCCGCGGCCTGCCACGCGTGCCGGGCGGTGACGCATACCCCCCGGTGACAGAAACGCTGCTCCCCGTGCCCGCCGCGGCGCAGAAAGACACCGCCCCAGTTACTGTGGCGCCTCCGGTCGCCGAGCGGGTCGCGCCAGCGAAGGAAAACGTCGCGGTGGGCGTCGAGAAGCAAGAAGTTGGCCGCGACTGGGGCCGTTGGCTGACCGCGGCCGTCTCACTCGGTTTCGCCCTGGCTCTGGGCGTGCTGCTCGCGCGCTTTATCGCCGGCACCGAATGGGGTGCGGATTTCCTCGCGCGCTACGACGGTAACCAGCCGCTGCCCGAGGGCACACCGGTGGGCCTGCCCGCCTGGTTGAACTGGGCGCATTTCTTCAACATGTTCCTGCTAGCACTGATCGTCAAAACCGGGCTGGCGGTGCGCTCCGAGCGCAAGCCAGAGGCGTTCTGGGCGCCAAAATCCAACCCGCGCGCCAAGATCTCCTTGACGCTGTGGCTGCACCTCATGCTGGACATCGCGTGGGTGGTGCTGGGCGCGGTCTTCTACGTCCTGCTTTTCACCACCGGCCAGTGGGTGCGTATCGTGCCCACGAGCTGGGACACCTTCCCCAACGCCATCTCCGCCGGGTTGCAGTACCTCACGCTGGATTGGCCGGTGGAGAACGGCTGGGTCCACTACAACGCCCTGCAGGAGTTGACATACTTCGCAGTGGTGTTCGTCGCGGCACCGCTGGCCATCATCTCCGGCGCGCGGATGAGCCCGTGGTGGCCGAAAGGCTGGTCGTTCGTGTCCATGAAAGCGGCGCGCTCGATCCACTTCCCCACGATGATTTTCTTCGTCGTGTTCACCGTCACTCACGTGGGTCTGGTGCTGCTTACCGGTATGCGGCGTAACCTCAACGCCATGTTCGCGGCGCGTGGCGACCTCGACCCCGCCACCTACGCCACGGACTGGACCGGAACGCTCGTGTTCCTCGGCGCGTTCGCGCTTCTCGCGCTGGCGTGGTTCGCCGCGCGGCCCATGTTCGTGGCCCCGCTGGCCCGCCTCACGGGCCATGTGTCTAACCGGTAA
- a CDS encoding FTR1 family iron permease, with protein sequence MFLAAFLVGLREGLEASLIIGILFAAVNRRNATHARSAVVSGVALASVICIALGALFTFGRYGLSFRTQEAIGGTLSLVAVVMITGMVLSISNSRGGMRRILDDKTGAALEAGTRAVFALAFIAVAREGLELTLLMWGWVVQPSAVVGAFGGIAVALALGWLIYKGALSIRMSLFLAVSSALLIVVAAGILAYAVHDLQEAQIFPGPFSGAPIAPTHPRTGEVLTGFATYPFWMASFPFGWAFNVEHVVNPTGFVATFLQALTGFQPKMSWLQVVAWVAYVAAVVPVFLRHLRHTEPDGEPTAGTEPATSPTREREPALAAVAPTNRKVSP encoded by the coding sequence ATGTTCCTCGCCGCATTCCTCGTGGGCCTGCGCGAAGGCCTCGAAGCCTCGCTCATCATCGGCATCCTCTTCGCCGCCGTCAACCGCAGAAACGCCACTCACGCCCGCTCTGCAGTCGTGTCCGGGGTGGCCCTCGCCTCCGTCATCTGCATCGCCCTCGGAGCGCTGTTCACGTTCGGCCGCTACGGTTTGAGCTTCCGCACCCAGGAGGCCATCGGCGGAACCCTCTCGCTTGTCGCGGTGGTCATGATTACCGGGATGGTCCTGTCTATCTCCAACTCCCGCGGCGGGATGCGCCGCATCCTCGACGATAAAACCGGGGCCGCCCTGGAGGCCGGGACCCGCGCCGTCTTCGCCCTAGCGTTTATCGCGGTGGCCCGCGAGGGACTTGAGCTCACCCTGCTCATGTGGGGCTGGGTCGTTCAGCCGTCAGCCGTAGTCGGCGCTTTCGGCGGCATCGCGGTCGCGCTCGCCCTCGGCTGGCTGATCTACAAGGGGGCCCTGTCAATCCGCATGTCGCTTTTCCTCGCCGTCTCCTCGGCGTTGCTCATTGTCGTTGCGGCGGGGATCCTCGCGTACGCGGTGCATGACCTGCAGGAGGCGCAGATCTTCCCCGGCCCGTTCTCCGGCGCGCCGATCGCGCCGACCCACCCGCGCACCGGTGAGGTGCTTACCGGTTTTGCCACGTACCCGTTCTGGATGGCCTCCTTCCCCTTCGGCTGGGCGTTCAACGTCGAGCACGTGGTGAACCCGACGGGGTTCGTGGCGACCTTCCTTCAGGCGCTGACCGGGTTCCAGCCGAAAATGAGCTGGCTGCAGGTCGTCGCCTGGGTCGCGTATGTCGCCGCCGTGGTACCTGTGTTCCTTCGCCACCTCCGCCACACCGAGCCGGACGGGGAACCAACCGCCGGAACTGAACCAGCCACATCTCCAACCCGGGAGCGTGAGCCCGCGCTCGCCGCCGTTGCCCCCACCAACCGAAAGGTCTCCCCGTAG